In the Candidatus Nealsonbacteria bacterium genome, AACAAATTTACTTCGTAAATTTAACGGGGTAAAGATTTTTTCAAATACACACCGCCAGCTGGGAAAAGAGGTTGCTGGCCTACCGTTAACCAAAATTGAAAGCGAGGTAATCAAAAAACCATCAGTGTTAGTTGTGGCAAAAATCGCCAAAGCGTTGGATGTTTCAATAGAGGATTTAATAAAGTAAAATAAATCTATGAAAAAATTAAAAATTGCATTTTTTGAAATAGAACCCTGGGAGAAGGACTATTTAAAACCAAAACTAAAAGGTCTTGATTCTGCGTTTTTTGAAGAAAAAATAACGCCAGAGAGATTAAAAAAAATCCAGGGTGTTGATATCTTATCTCCATTTATTTATTCAATAATTGATAAGAAGATTCTTAATTCTCTAAAATCTCTGAAGTTTATCACCACCCGCTCAACTGGTTTTGATCACCTTGATTTAAAAACCTGCAAAGATAAAAACATTTTGGTTTCCAATGTGCCAAGCTACGGAGAAAATACAGTTGCTGAACATACTTTTGCTTTAATTTTGGCGTTATCAAGAAAAATTTATCCTTCTTTAGAGAAAACAAAGAAAGGTGATTTTTCATTAGAAAATTTAAGAGGTTTTGATCTAAAAGGAAAAACTTTAGCCGTGGTCGGGGTCGGTAATATTGGTCGTCATGTGATTAGAATTGCCAAAGGACTTGAAATGAATATTTTAGCTTTTGATGTCAGAAAAGATCAAAAATTCGCTCAAGAATTCGGTTTTAAATATGCCCCCCTGGATTATTTATTCAGAAATTCTGACATCATTACTTTGCATGTGCCGTATAATAAATCAACTCACCACATGATTAATTTAAAAACTTTAAAATTATTCAAAAAAGGATGCTATTTAATAAATACGGCAAGGGGCGGGATTTGCGATACTACGGCTTTATTAGAGGGTTTAAGG is a window encoding:
- a CDS encoding hydroxyacid dehydrogenase, whose protein sequence is MKKLKIAFFEIEPWEKDYLKPKLKGLDSAFFEEKITPERLKKIQGVDILSPFIYSIIDKKILNSLKSLKFITTRSTGFDHLDLKTCKDKNILVSNVPSYGENTVAEHTFALILALSRKIYPSLEKTKKGDFSLENLRGFDLKGKTLAVVGVGNIGRHVIRIAKGLEMNILAFDVRKDQKFAQEFGFKYAPLDYLFRNSDIITLHVPYNKSTHHMINLKTLKLFKKGCYLINTARGGICDTTALLEGLRQGIFAGLGLDVLKEECFIKEERELLTSVFKKTCDLKAVLENHILINQPNVIITPHNAFNSKEALQRILDTTIENIKAFSTSRPINLVD